The following coding sequences are from one Leptolyngbya sp. NIES-3755 window:
- a CDS encoding hypothetical protein (similar to AA sequence:cyanobase_aa:Cyan7425_2274) — protein MEIDHALRSRSLRDRLFKELISTFFLEFLELFLPELRSTIDPNSIRFLQQEYFADLTAGEEKIIDLLVEVKQSGEDAAFLVHIEAQSTPESNFTRRIFFYFSRLHQKFLQRIYPIVIFSFDKPYREEPSTYTIEFPNRRILEFNFESIQLNRLNWRDFIDQPNPVAAALMSKMRIAPDDRVRVKVECLRLLVTLRLDPARTKLISGFVDTYLKLNAVETQAFQTEISRIEPERREGIMQIVTSWMQEGIERGIEQGIERERSLVLRLLIKQVGALPPEILDRCNQLSIDQIEALGEALLEFSSLSDLEAWLIQA, from the coding sequence GTGGAAATCGATCACGCGCTGCGGAGCAGATCCCTGCGGGATCGACTATTTAAAGAGTTGATCTCGACCTTTTTTCTGGAGTTTCTGGAATTATTTCTGCCGGAACTGCGATCGACGATTGACCCAAACTCGATTCGGTTTCTTCAACAGGAATACTTTGCTGATCTGACCGCTGGAGAGGAAAAGATTATCGATCTCTTAGTCGAAGTAAAGCAATCCGGTGAAGATGCCGCTTTTCTGGTTCACATCGAAGCGCAATCGACTCCAGAATCGAACTTTACACGGCGTATCTTTTTCTATTTCTCCAGATTGCATCAGAAGTTTTTGCAACGGATTTATCCGATCGTGATCTTTTCGTTTGACAAACCTTACCGGGAAGAACCAAGTACTTATACAATCGAGTTTCCGAATCGAAGAATTTTGGAGTTCAACTTTGAATCAATTCAGTTAAATCGCCTCAACTGGCGAGATTTCATCGATCAGCCGAATCCAGTTGCAGCCGCTCTGATGAGCAAAATGCGGATTGCACCAGACGATCGAGTCAGGGTAAAAGTAGAGTGCTTGAGATTATTGGTGACATTACGACTCGATCCCGCTCGGACAAAGTTGATTTCGGGATTTGTCGATACCTATCTAAAGCTAAACGCAGTGGAAACTCAAGCGTTTCAGACAGAAATTAGTAGAATTGAACCAGAACGACGGGAGGGAATTATGCAGATTGTCACCAGTTGGATGCAGGAAGGAATCGAGCGCGGCATTGAGCAAGGAATTGAACGGGAGCGATCGCTAGTTTTACGACTTCTAATCAAGCAAGTTGGAGCGTTACCTCCAGAAATTCTTGATCGCTGCAATCAATTATCGATCGATCAAATCGAAGCCTTGGGAGAAGCTTTATTAGAATTTAGCTCTCTATCAGATTTGGAAGCTTGGCTAATTCAGGCTTGA
- a CDS encoding hypothetical protein (hypothetical protein MC7420_1037;~similar to AA sequence:cyanobase_aa:LBDG_33510), translating to MGQGRILKVVKPIAPIMNPEPEIRRLLDVMPASGRMFAKLVSKPDQRLVIDAPAPLPWTSDRTIYINFDLWSRLSRSQRDLLILRTISWSTNIKWFQPSPMLGLTALGAIGMGIELAQQDFVGVAAASGLSAIALFQIWRNTKSSRVELEADEKAIKIAQRRGYTETEAARALCSAIESVAQNEGRMLSFVELLRCQALRAIGGLSPVGIPDELRQE from the coding sequence TTGGGGCAAGGGCGTATACTCAAAGTCGTGAAGCCTATTGCCCCGATCATGAATCCTGAACCTGAGATTAGACGACTGTTGGATGTGATGCCTGCATCCGGTCGCATGTTCGCCAAATTAGTCAGTAAGCCCGATCAAAGATTGGTGATTGACGCTCCCGCACCGCTTCCGTGGACGAGCGATCGCACAATTTATATCAATTTCGATCTTTGGAGTCGCTTATCGCGATCGCAACGAGATCTACTAATTCTCCGAACGATTAGCTGGAGTACGAATATCAAATGGTTTCAGCCCTCTCCGATGTTGGGATTGACCGCATTAGGCGCGATCGGAATGGGAATCGAACTGGCGCAGCAGGATTTTGTTGGAGTTGCCGCCGCAAGTGGATTAAGCGCGATCGCACTGTTTCAAATTTGGCGCAACACGAAGAGTTCGCGAGTTGAACTTGAAGCGGATGAGAAAGCGATCAAGATTGCTCAACGGCGCGGATATACGGAAACCGAAGCAGCACGGGCACTTTGTAGCGCGATCGAGTCAGTGGCTCAAAACGAAGGTCGGATGCTCAGTTTCGTTGAACTCCTTCGATGTCAGGCATTGAGAGCGATCGGGGGACTGTCTCCGGTTGGAATTCCTGATGAACTGAGGCAGGAGTAG
- a CDS encoding hypothetical protein (similar to AA sequence:cyanobase_aa:CYB_1169): MIEQQSHQYAVPHGSIEEYRSAVYFESLWLWKEKDPVCRANMARQLAEFAATLAELEEEEVKKIREQQLAQ; this comes from the coding sequence ATGATTGAACAACAATCCCATCAGTACGCGGTTCCTCATGGTTCGATCGAGGAATATCGATCAGCGGTTTATTTTGAAAGTCTCTGGCTATGGAAAGAAAAAGATCCAGTGTGTCGAGCAAATATGGCGCGTCAACTTGCTGAATTTGCCGCAACCTTGGCAGAGTTGGAGGAAGAAGAAGTGAAGAAAATTCGTGAGCAGCAGTTAGCGCAGTGA
- a CDS encoding hypothetical protein (similar to AA sequence:cyanobase_aa:AM1_1217), which yields MSNGLVIALFILGVTSLAIGYGLGVKAQRLPFSAEIGFSEGQWGFMRWWVKLALVAGVLLPIALWIQTWKQPFSSTFWGSYLFVVAVQLISERAFSQWLVPSVVVPIGFCYTAFRLWQLLDGFAPLSLSPLASVGFIGVVLFWIANLVMLTTLAIPTIYREQRLQE from the coding sequence ATGAGTAATGGACTGGTGATTGCGCTTTTCATTCTAGGTGTGACCAGCCTAGCGATCGGATATGGCTTGGGTGTTAAAGCTCAACGTCTTCCCTTTTCGGCAGAAATCGGATTTAGCGAAGGGCAATGGGGATTTATGCGATGGTGGGTCAAGCTTGCCTTGGTCGCTGGGGTTTTATTGCCGATCGCCTTGTGGATTCAGACCTGGAAACAACCCTTCTCATCCACATTTTGGGGGAGTTATCTATTCGTTGTCGCTGTGCAACTCATCTCTGAGCGTGCGTTTAGCCAGTGGCTCGTTCCCAGTGTCGTAGTGCCTATTGGCTTTTGCTACACTGCTTTTCGGTTGTGGCAATTGTTAGATGGATTTGCCCCACTCTCATTGTCTCCTTTGGCTAGCGTGGGCTTTATTGGTGTTGTTTTGTTTTGGATTGCAAACTTGGTTATGTTAACGACGTTAGCAATTCCAACGATTTACAGAGAACAGAGACTTCAAGAATAG
- a CDS encoding alpha/beta hydrolase fold protein (similar to AA sequence:cyanobase_aa:LBDG_40730), which yields MFMPLDFLLRSLAGLFSLALIGGGAYILRQWYVGELMSDRWLYLGIGLSLWSFLGFLPLLLFRRSGRDEPKPFRSSQTKRIVRPDGSEIQVEFYGSEYAPPLILTHGWGPDSTVWYYAKKQLAEQFRVIVWDLPGLGKSKKPKNRDYSLEKYARDLDAVLSLAGDQPAVLLGHSMGAMILLTFCRLFPERLDNRVAGLILVDGTHTNPLRTTILSRLLLALQKPLLEPLLYLAIALSPLLHLTSWLSYLNGSTLVTTEISGFTGRETRGQLNFSSLIGIKARPGILARGVLAMFRFEETSTLPNISVPTLVIVGQSDIATRPIASDRMSREIPRAELKILSPGGHMALMERNPQFAEIVRAFTASRLFQ from the coding sequence ATGTTCATGCCCCTTGATTTTTTATTGCGATCGCTGGCTGGTTTATTCTCGCTTGCCTTGATTGGTGGCGGAGCTTATATTCTGCGGCAGTGGTATGTCGGGGAATTGATGAGCGATCGCTGGTTATATCTTGGTATCGGACTTTCGCTATGGTCGTTTTTAGGGTTCTTGCCCCTATTACTCTTTCGTCGTTCGGGTCGCGATGAACCGAAACCGTTTCGTAGTTCCCAAACTAAACGCATTGTTCGACCAGACGGCAGCGAGATTCAAGTCGAATTCTACGGTTCTGAGTATGCGCCACCACTGATTCTCACGCATGGATGGGGACCGGATAGTACGGTGTGGTACTACGCGAAAAAACAGCTTGCCGAACAGTTTCGCGTCATTGTCTGGGACTTGCCGGGATTAGGGAAATCGAAAAAACCTAAAAACCGGGACTACTCTCTAGAGAAATACGCACGTGATCTCGATGCAGTTCTCAGTTTGGCAGGAGATCAGCCTGCGGTTTTGCTGGGTCATAGTATGGGCGCAATGATTCTACTAACGTTTTGCCGCTTGTTTCCTGAACGACTAGACAATCGAGTTGCAGGTTTGATTTTGGTAGATGGAACCCATACGAACCCATTGCGAACAACGATTCTGAGTCGGCTACTGCTGGCATTGCAAAAACCATTACTCGAACCGTTATTGTATTTAGCGATCGCGCTTTCTCCGTTACTGCATCTCACCAGTTGGCTCAGCTACCTTAACGGGTCAACCTTAGTCACTACTGAAATTTCTGGCTTCACAGGTAGAGAGACACGCGGACAGCTTAATTTCTCCAGCTTGATCGGCATCAAAGCACGACCGGGAATTTTGGCGCGTGGTGTACTCGCGATGTTTAGATTCGAGGAAACGTCAACCCTGCCGAACATCTCGGTTCCGACTTTGGTAATCGTTGGACAATCGGATATCGCGACCCGTCCAATTGCCAGCGATCGTATGAGTCGAGAAATTCCACGCGCCGAACTCAAGATCCTTTCTCCCGGCGGACACATGGCACTGATGGAACGCAATCCACAATTTGCCGAAATCGTTCGAGCGTTCACTGCTTCACGCTTGTTCCAGTAA
- a CDS encoding hypothetical protein (hypothetical protein N9414_02406;~similar to AA sequence:cyanobase_aa:LBDG_33540) has product MKDLKIGRHPAIKIALASMVLTAIAGTVLLKLLPIEISISSDSPNSVPVIKTANPPAEAVTPPTIEKPDQSAIAAKQGNLRIRNRSDHALRVALLARQPKEPNAKAGEPPKGFALPSHWDFAPQEGSDSGLLVALPNQGIRLKRGDVLVAFAQDGSQRYWGPFVVGETDRPDWNAQAGEWELTLDN; this is encoded by the coding sequence ATGAAAGACCTCAAAATCGGGCGGCATCCAGCGATTAAAATTGCGTTGGCTTCAATGGTATTGACCGCGATCGCAGGAACCGTTCTGCTCAAACTTTTACCGATCGAGATTTCGATTTCGTCTGATTCTCCAAACTCGGTTCCGGTCATCAAAACTGCGAATCCTCCTGCCGAAGCGGTGACTCCTCCAACGATCGAGAAACCGGATCAAAGCGCGATCGCGGCAAAGCAAGGGAATCTCCGCATTCGGAATCGATCGGATCATGCCCTTCGAGTAGCGCTATTAGCCCGTCAACCCAAGGAACCAAACGCGAAAGCAGGTGAGCCACCAAAAGGATTTGCGCTTCCGTCTCACTGGGATTTTGCACCTCAAGAGGGCAGTGATTCAGGTTTGTTAGTTGCATTGCCAAATCAAGGCATTCGACTGAAGCGCGGTGATGTTCTGGTTGCTTTTGCTCAAGATGGCTCACAGCGTTACTGGGGTCCGTTTGTAGTTGGAGAGACCGATCGACCGGACTGGAATGCTCAGGCGGGCGAATGGGAGCTAACGTTGGACAATTAG
- a CDS encoding photosystem I reaction center subunit IX (similar to AA sequence:cyanobase_aa:Synpcc7942_1249): MSGFSRYLSSAPVLTAIWLTFTAGILIEFNRFFPDLLSHPR; the protein is encoded by the coding sequence ATGTCTGGTTTTTCCCGGTATTTGTCTTCTGCTCCTGTGTTGACCGCGATCTGGTTGACCTTCACGGCAGGCATTTTGATTGAGTTCAATCGGTTCTTCCCCGATCTGCTGTCTCATCCGAGATAA
- a CDS encoding hypothetical protein (similar to AA sequence:cyanobase_aa:PCC8801_1875): MADIYVAIRSQNRVAMPSIDGEFVIVLVTRAGQLVDQLPASMRGAMANFRDLPGGQFTVIVQHSGLNPTEARQDLEIPGNAIVGLRFNYNEPERRLLGIDMEVDYLP; the protein is encoded by the coding sequence ATGGCAGATATTTATGTTGCAATTCGGAGTCAGAATCGGGTAGCGATGCCATCGATCGATGGAGAATTTGTTATTGTGTTAGTCACTCGTGCAGGGCAACTTGTAGACCAATTGCCTGCATCAATGCGCGGTGCAATGGCAAATTTTCGAGACTTACCTGGTGGACAATTTACAGTGATTGTTCAGCATTCTGGGTTAAATCCAACCGAAGCTCGACAAGATTTAGAGATTCCTGGGAATGCCATCGTAGGACTTCGATTCAACTATAATGAGCCAGAGCGCCGACTGCTTGGTATCGATATGGAGGTCGATTACTTGCCATGA
- a CDS encoding 2-C-methyl-D-erythritol 2,4-cyclodiphosphate synthase (similar to AA sequence:cyanobase_aa:LBDG_32760) codes for MAIRIGNGYDIHRLVSGRDLILGGIKIEHETGLLGHSDADVLTHAIMDAMLGALSLGDIGHYFPPTDPKWAGADSIVLLEQVHQLIQEKGWKIGNIDSVIVAERPKLKPHIESMRSRLATALNLPPDCVGVKATTNEKMDAVGSEDAIVAHAVVLLEQA; via the coding sequence ATGGCAATTCGCATTGGGAACGGTTACGATATCCATCGCCTCGTCAGCGGACGGGATTTGATTCTAGGCGGCATCAAAATCGAGCACGAAACAGGCTTGCTCGGTCATAGTGACGCGGACGTGCTCACTCACGCCATTATGGATGCGATGCTCGGAGCGCTCAGTTTAGGAGACATTGGACATTACTTCCCACCGACCGATCCGAAGTGGGCAGGAGCCGACAGCATCGTTTTACTCGAACAAGTTCACCAACTGATTCAGGAGAAAGGCTGGAAGATCGGCAACATTGATTCCGTGATTGTGGCAGAGCGTCCGAAGTTGAAACCGCACATTGAATCGATGCGATCGCGTCTTGCAACCGCTCTCAATCTCCCTCCTGATTGTGTTGGAGTCAAGGCAACGACAAATGAAAAAATGGATGCAGTTGGTAGTGAAGATGCGATCGTCGCTCATGCAGTTGTATTACTGGAACAAGCGTGA
- a CDS encoding hypothetical protein (similar to AA sequence:cyanobase_aa:Npun_F0237): protein MNIPVSPWSLMSETYFKVLPAVRKNLHHWNTQAEQIPNPELRKQALASLSDKQFHCEGGAIYGLLAKSHWREAIRFIVAYQTISDYLDNLCDRSTSLDPEDFRALHEAAIDALTPDAEGKNYYRCRADQDDGGYLQCLVRTCQEVLRQLPNHSNLVPVLHELASYYCDLQVHKHVTVEERVPRLKLWFDLHQKQLPELYWYEFSACAGSTLGIFCLVAYAFEQDLSESFTNQVKNSYFPWVQGLHILLDYLIDQEEDRIHGDLNFCFYYNSQEQMLDRFKHFVDNAKRSVSQLPHAQFHQLINQALLGVYLSNKKVRGQREVQTIAKQLIAIGGRPASFFFRSRLLLSH from the coding sequence ATGAATATTCCGGTTTCTCCGTGGTCGTTGATGTCAGAAACCTACTTTAAAGTGCTTCCTGCGGTTCGGAAGAATTTGCATCACTGGAACACTCAGGCAGAGCAAATTCCAAATCCTGAACTGCGTAAACAAGCCTTAGCGAGTTTGTCTGATAAACAGTTTCACTGCGAAGGGGGTGCAATCTACGGACTGCTGGCGAAAAGTCACTGGCGTGAAGCGATTCGATTTATCGTCGCCTATCAAACGATTAGCGATTATTTAGATAATTTATGCGATCGTAGTACGTCACTTGATCCTGAAGATTTCCGTGCGCTGCATGAAGCCGCGATCGATGCGCTCACCCCCGATGCAGAAGGCAAGAACTATTACCGATGCCGAGCGGATCAAGACGATGGCGGTTATTTACAATGCTTAGTTAGAACTTGCCAGGAAGTTCTGCGTCAACTGCCAAATCATTCTAATCTCGTTCCTGTTCTGCACGAACTGGCAAGCTATTACTGTGATTTGCAAGTTCATAAGCATGTCACTGTAGAAGAACGAGTTCCGCGATTAAAACTCTGGTTTGACTTGCATCAAAAACAGCTACCCGAACTGTATTGGTATGAGTTTTCTGCTTGTGCAGGATCGACGCTTGGAATTTTTTGCTTGGTTGCCTACGCTTTTGAGCAGGATTTGTCAGAGTCTTTTACCAATCAAGTGAAAAACAGTTATTTTCCTTGGGTTCAAGGTTTACATATCTTGCTGGATTATTTGATCGACCAGGAAGAAGATCGGATTCATGGGGATTTGAATTTCTGTTTTTACTACAACAGTCAAGAACAGATGCTCGATCGATTCAAGCACTTCGTTGACAATGCCAAGCGGAGTGTTTCTCAGTTACCTCATGCTCAATTCCATCAGTTGATCAATCAAGCATTACTGGGCGTTTATCTGTCGAATAAAAAAGTGAGAGGACAGCGAGAAGTTCAAACGATCGCGAAACAGTTAATTGCGATCGGCGGCAGACCTGCATCATTCTTTTTCCGAAGTCGTCTCCTACTCTCGCACTAA
- a CDS encoding photosystem I reaction center protein PsaF, subunit III (similar to AA sequence:cyanobase_aa:LBDG_33520) has translation MQRLFALVLVLFLGLAFNPQPAHAYNLVPCSESEVFAQRMKDSPSASAQRRYELYSQSGLLCGKDDGLPHLITDGNLAHVGEFTIPGILFLLIAGWIGWAGRSYIQAVKKTDKPEENEIIINVPLAIKCMLGAALWPLLAVKELLSGELTERDDRVPVGADSVLLMQTDKTAPARSQNRAR, from the coding sequence ATGCAACGATTGTTTGCTCTAGTTCTCGTTCTTTTCCTGGGTCTGGCTTTCAACCCTCAGCCTGCCCACGCCTATAACTTAGTACCTTGTAGCGAAAGCGAAGTATTCGCGCAGCGGATGAAAGATTCCCCTAGCGCCTCTGCTCAACGTCGCTATGAGCTTTATTCTCAATCTGGTTTGCTCTGCGGTAAAGATGATGGTCTGCCACACTTGATCACCGATGGCAACCTTGCTCACGTCGGCGAATTCACGATTCCCGGCATTCTGTTCTTGCTGATTGCGGGCTGGATCGGTTGGGCAGGTCGTTCTTATATCCAAGCGGTGAAGAAGACCGACAAGCCTGAAGAAAACGAAATCATTATCAATGTGCCTTTGGCAATCAAGTGCATGTTGGGTGCTGCATTGTGGCCCCTTTTGGCAGTGAAAGAACTGCTGAGCGGTGAACTGACCGAGCGCGACGATCGTGTTCCGGTTGGAGCCGATTCGGTTCTGTTAATGCAAACCGATAAAACTGCACCCGCACGATCGCAAAACCGCGCTCGTTAA
- a CDS encoding GAF sensor signal transduction histidine kinase (similar to AA sequence:cyanobase_aa:LBDG_32770) — MIIPDSVLEALLKELPQVRPQIYFKSSLTALSHAMEDQVLAGNDHPLVIASFQRERFYRQEAHRYLRISDRTDQVYVLAAPETDFTNRSDHYETIAFEPEDGLSQEWHLIVLGEQYASCLICRERDLSAENPTVPLLHIDQSRRFEGIWTFDRAIVLKSAEILLNRIQRYRPELQSKIAPVLTQIATGSTTDINHVDPAPFADRLVTYLQAGQYKLAKAYRSIAEKERKERLVNSITAAVRRSLDPHEILNVAAEELGKVLGAGRCLIYRCKSSDSSAVLQDEYLLDSVPSLAGRTWTLQGNPLFEEVVQRQEAVFIEDTQTDPRFAMIKDGDRTLKALTEEWRIRSWLMVPVLHQNQLLGMVELHYCGTTPHVLERNEVEMVEAIATQVGVALIQAESFANLEDLNQQLEALDRTRSNLIAITGHELRTPLSTIQVCLESLASEPDMSQDLRQVMLNSALADGERMRKLIQDFLTLSRLESGRIEWRIEPVPLWECVDLALSSLQARRIAAPLPQIVTQLSTELPLVQVDGEWLVEVLTKLLDNACKFTDSQGRVTIRAKQHEGAMLEVIVADTGRGIEENRLETVFDRFYQEEGALRRTTGGTGLGLAICRQIITNWGGRIWAESSGKDLGSEFHFTIPIVPSGETKRTAQRKRTRSRD; from the coding sequence ATGATCATCCCTGATTCAGTCCTGGAAGCCCTCCTGAAAGAGCTTCCCCAGGTGCGACCCCAAATCTATTTCAAGTCTTCCCTCACGGCTTTGTCACATGCAATGGAAGACCAAGTTTTGGCAGGCAATGATCACCCGCTTGTAATTGCTAGTTTTCAACGCGAACGCTTCTATCGCCAAGAGGCACATCGGTATCTCAGAATCTCCGATCGTACGGATCAAGTCTATGTTCTCGCGGCTCCCGAAACCGATTTCACGAATCGTTCAGACCATTACGAAACGATCGCGTTTGAACCTGAAGATGGTTTGAGTCAGGAATGGCACTTGATTGTACTCGGTGAACAGTATGCCTCTTGTTTGATCTGCCGAGAACGTGATTTAAGTGCAGAAAACCCAACCGTTCCATTACTGCATATTGATCAATCGCGACGATTTGAAGGAATTTGGACGTTCGATCGCGCCATTGTGCTCAAATCGGCTGAAATCTTACTGAACCGAATCCAGCGCTATCGTCCAGAACTTCAAAGCAAGATTGCTCCAGTGTTGACGCAAATCGCAACAGGTTCAACGACAGACATCAATCACGTTGATCCGGCTCCATTTGCCGATCGCTTAGTGACCTATTTGCAGGCGGGACAGTACAAACTCGCGAAAGCCTATCGCTCGATTGCAGAAAAGGAACGCAAAGAACGTTTAGTCAATTCGATCACGGCAGCGGTTCGTCGATCCCTTGACCCCCATGAAATTCTCAATGTCGCGGCTGAAGAACTCGGCAAAGTTTTGGGTGCAGGACGTTGCTTGATTTATCGCTGCAAATCCTCGGATTCGTCTGCCGTTTTGCAGGATGAATACTTGCTCGATTCTGTCCCTTCGTTAGCAGGTCGAACTTGGACACTACAAGGCAACCCTTTATTCGAGGAAGTGGTACAGCGACAAGAAGCAGTTTTTATTGAAGACACTCAGACCGATCCGCGCTTTGCCATGATCAAAGATGGCGATCGTACGCTCAAAGCGTTAACCGAAGAGTGGCGGATTCGATCGTGGCTGATGGTTCCGGTGTTGCATCAAAACCAACTTTTAGGCATGGTCGAATTGCATTACTGTGGCACGACTCCGCACGTTTTAGAGCGCAATGAAGTCGAAATGGTTGAAGCGATCGCGACTCAAGTTGGAGTGGCATTAATTCAAGCGGAATCGTTTGCCAACTTAGAAGATTTGAATCAGCAATTAGAAGCGCTCGATCGAACTCGTAGCAATCTCATCGCCATTACCGGACACGAACTTCGCACCCCTCTTTCAACGATTCAAGTCTGTCTAGAAAGCCTTGCCAGCGAACCCGACATGTCTCAAGATCTGCGGCAAGTGATGTTAAATTCCGCGTTAGCCGATGGCGAACGAATGCGGAAACTCATTCAAGACTTCCTGACCTTATCGCGGCTTGAAAGTGGACGAATCGAATGGAGAATCGAACCTGTACCGCTCTGGGAATGTGTCGATCTTGCCCTTAGCAGTCTTCAAGCCCGCAGAATTGCCGCTCCACTGCCGCAAATCGTGACGCAACTTTCGACCGAGCTTCCCCTTGTTCAAGTCGATGGCGAATGGCTGGTTGAAGTGCTGACGAAACTCCTCGATAACGCTTGCAAATTCACCGATTCTCAAGGCAGAGTAACGATTCGAGCCAAACAGCATGAAGGTGCAATGCTTGAAGTGATTGTTGCAGATACCGGACGCGGCATCGAGGAAAATCGACTCGAAACGGTATTCGATCGCTTTTACCAAGAAGAAGGCGCACTCCGTCGAACCACAGGCGGTACAGGTCTCGGACTCGCCATCTGCCGTCAAATCATTACCAATTGGGGCGGTCGCATCTGGGCAGAATCGAGCGGTAAAGATCTCGGCAGCGAATTCCACTTTACAATCCCGATCGTGCCAAGTGGGGAGACGAAACGAACGGCGCAGAGAAAGAGAACTCGATCGAGGGATTAA
- a CDS encoding sialoglycoprotease (similar to AA sequence:cyanobase_aa:alr0110): MATVLAIETSCDETAVAIVKNRHILSSVVSSQIAIHQQYGGVVPEVASRQHVEIVNHAIAQSFIESGLSWTDIDGIAGTCTPGLVGALLVGLTAAKTLAIVHEKPFLGVHHLEGHIYASYLSDPDLQPPFLCLLVSGGHTSLIYVKACGQYEVLGQTRDDAAGEAFDKVARLLKLGYPGGPIIDKLAAQGNPKAFPLPEGQISLPEGGFHPYDSSFSGLKTAVLRLTQKLEATGEELPIADLAASFQATVVRALTKRAIACARDYGLNTIAVGGGVAANRGLREYLQATAEPYGIKVLFPPMKFCTDNAAMIACAASEHLDRGHVSDLSIAAQSRLPLSEVMSLYR; encoded by the coding sequence ATGGCAACGGTCTTAGCAATTGAAACAAGTTGTGACGAAACTGCGGTGGCGATCGTAAAAAATCGTCACATTTTAAGTAGTGTCGTGTCCTCTCAAATCGCGATCCATCAGCAGTATGGCGGCGTTGTGCCCGAAGTCGCGTCTCGTCAGCATGTCGAAATTGTCAATCATGCGATCGCACAATCCTTCATCGAATCTGGTCTCTCCTGGACAGACATTGACGGAATTGCCGGCACTTGTACACCCGGATTGGTTGGAGCGCTTTTGGTCGGGTTGACTGCTGCGAAAACGTTAGCGATCGTGCATGAAAAACCATTCCTCGGCGTTCATCACTTGGAAGGGCATATCTATGCCTCGTATTTGAGCGATCCTGATTTGCAACCCCCATTCCTCTGTTTGCTAGTGTCTGGAGGGCATACGAGTCTGATTTATGTAAAAGCGTGTGGACAGTATGAGGTCTTGGGTCAAACGCGAGATGATGCAGCGGGGGAAGCGTTTGATAAAGTGGCTCGATTGTTGAAATTGGGCTATCCAGGTGGACCCATTATCGACAAATTAGCGGCTCAAGGGAATCCAAAAGCGTTTCCATTACCAGAGGGTCAGATCTCGCTGCCAGAAGGCGGATTTCACCCCTATGATTCGAGTTTTAGCGGATTGAAAACGGCAGTATTGCGGCTGACTCAGAAATTGGAGGCAACTGGGGAAGAATTACCGATCGCTGATCTCGCGGCAAGTTTCCAAGCGACCGTGGTTCGAGCCTTAACGAAACGAGCGATCGCTTGTGCACGAGATTATGGACTGAATACGATCGCAGTCGGTGGTGGAGTTGCCGCAAATCGAGGCTTACGAGAATACTTACAAGCCACCGCAGAACCGTATGGAATTAAGGTACTATTCCCACCGATGAAATTTTGTACCGATAATGCCGCAATGATTGCTTGTGCAGCTTCGGAGCATTTGGATCGGGGGCATGTTTCGGACTTGTCGATCGCGGCTCAATCCCGTTTACCGCTCTCCGAAGTGATGAGCTTGTATCGCTAA